One part of the Prionailurus bengalensis isolate Pbe53 chromosome B2, Fcat_Pben_1.1_paternal_pri, whole genome shotgun sequence genome encodes these proteins:
- the LOC122490562 gene encoding olfactory receptor 12D2-like: MLNQTSVTAFLLLGVTDIQALQPYLFVVFLAIYVVSVVGNGAVLLVVVSDPRLHLPMYFFLGNLSCLDICYSTVTLPKMLENFFSTHKAISFLGCISQLHFFHFLGSTEAMLLAVMAFDRFVAICRPLHYSVIMNYQLCTRMAVTVWTIGFFHALLHSMMTARLNFCGSHQIHHFFCDVKPLLELACGNTELNQWLLNTVTGTIAMGPFFLTLLSYFSIIISLFSKTHSCSALRKALSTCASHFMVVIVFYAPVIFIYISPTSGSSMQDQVAAIMYTVVTPMLNPLIYTLRNKDVKAALSRVFRRRDDLSKFRAHF; the protein is encoded by the coding sequence ATGCTGAATCAAACCTCAGTCACTGCATTTCTCCTCCTGGGAGTCACAGACATCCAAGCACTGCAGCCTTATCTCTTCGTGGTTTTCCTTGCAATTTACGTGGTCAGTGTGGTTGGCAATGGAGCAGTCCTCCTGGTTGTCGTCTCTGATCCAAGACTCCATTTacccatgtatttcttcctgggAAATCTGTCGTGTCTAGATATCTGCTACTCCACGGTGACACTGCCAAAGATGCTGGAGAACTTCTTCTCTACACACAAGGCAATTTCCTTCTTGGGATGCATAAGCCAGCTTCACTTCTTCCACTTCCTGGGCAGCACGGAGGCCATGCTCTTGGCCGTGATGGCCTTTGACCGCTTTGTGGCCATCTGCAGGCCACTGCATTACTCTGTCATCATGAATTACCAGCTCTGTACCCGGATGGCTGTCACAGTCTGGACCATTGGTTTTTTCCATGCCCTGTTGCACTCCATGATGACCGCTCGCTTGAACTTCTGTGGTTCTCATCAGATCCATCACTTCTTCTGTGATGTCAAGCCTTTGCTGGAGTTGGCCTGCGGGAACACGGAGCTCAACCAGTGGCTTCTCAACACGGTTACCGGGACCATTGCCATGGGCCCCTTCTTCCTAACACTTCTCTCCTACTTCTCCATaatcatctctcttttctccaaGACCCACTCCTGTAGTGCGCTCCGCAAAGCACTGTCCACGTGTGCCTCTCACTTCATGGTGGTCATTGTTTTCTATGCTCCTGTTATCTTCATTTACATATCTCCTACCTCAGGCAGCTCCATGCAGGACCAGGTCGCCGCCATCATGTACACTGTGGTCACTCCTATGCTGAACCCACTGATCTATACACTGAGGAACAAGGATGTGAAGGCTGCCTTGAGTAGGGTCTTCAGAAGGAGGGACGACCTGAGCAAATTCAGAGCACACTTCTAA